The sequence below is a genomic window from Deltaproteobacteria bacterium.
CTTCTGCTCTTGATTGAGCTGTTTTTGATACTCAACCTTCAACGTAAGTCGTTGTGAGAGATTGAAAAAGAATCTTCTGATTGCTAGAGCTTCATCCGGTGGCGCTTTCAGGAATTTCTGAAAAACTGCCGGCTGCTCTTCGCCTGGAGCAAGAACTCCCAGGCCGTGCCCATGGACAAATTCAAAATATGGGTATTTTTGTTTGAGCTCGTCCCATAATCTCCAGACTCCAAAGTCGCGCTCTCGGACATTTATATCGTGGAAGAGGATAACTCCTGCATCGCTCATCTTTGGCAGCCATGACTCGAAGTCATGCTTCACCGCTTCGTACGTGTGGTAGCCGTCTATGTGGAGCAGGTCTACGGTCCCGTCGGTAAAATTCTTTAGCGCCTCGTCGAAAGTGCTCTGCGTTAAACGGGAAAACCCGCCGTAGAGGGGATCATGATGTGCGCGTAGGTCTGCCAGGACTTCCGGCCCAAAGGAGCCCGCATGAGGGTCTCCCTCCCATGTGTCTACGGCATAACAGCGCG
It includes:
- a CDS encoding class I SAM-dependent methyltransferase — translated: MHTDLNLTEYPIVYTFPKRLTKFSSWYEHIPFAMFLVDALKPRVIVELGTQYGDSYCAFCQAVQEAGLDTRCYAVDTWEGDPHAGSFGPEVLADLRAHHDPLYGGFSRLTQSTFDEALKNFTDGTVDLLHIDGYHTYEAVKHDFESWLPKMSDAGVILFHDINVRERDFGVWRLWDELKQKYPYFEFVHGHGLGVLAPGEEQPAVFQKFLKAPPDEALAIRRFFFNLSQRLTLKVEYQKQLNQEQK